From a region of the Alphaproteobacteria bacterium genome:
- a CDS encoding glycosyltransferase family 2 protein, which produces MSISALVVVHNEEKQLADCLATLKFADEIVVVLDKCTDGSKSIAQKHNAKLVEGSWDIEGERRNTGIQACSGDWIFEIDADERASSELGIEMKNAAGSGAADYYFIPVDNYIGARLVRHGWGGSFGKPAYGGLFRRNAKIWGQERVHPSLTWNGRKGHLLQNRLIHYVDKDLSDTIRRLDRYAALRALDWQDKLNRGESVGNLATQIRRFFSRFFKCYVLRGGWREGGYGVVIAACAGLFPLLSYLKLYEKNNGAFFVCR; this is translated from the coding sequence ATGAGTATCAGCGCGCTTGTTGTTGTGCATAACGAGGAAAAACAATTGGCGGATTGCTTGGCCACATTAAAATTTGCCGATGAAATTGTAGTAGTACTGGATAAATGCACGGACGGATCGAAATCCATCGCCCAAAAACATAACGCCAAACTTGTCGAGGGTAGTTGGGACATCGAAGGCGAGCGGCGCAATACCGGCATTCAAGCTTGCAGCGGCGATTGGATTTTTGAAATCGATGCGGATGAACGCGCATCATCTGAATTAGGCATAGAGATGAAAAATGCGGCCGGGTCCGGCGCGGCGGATTATTATTTTATCCCGGTAGATAATTACATTGGCGCGCGTTTGGTACGGCATGGTTGGGGCGGATCGTTTGGAAAGCCGGCTTATGGCGGGTTATTCCGCAGAAATGCAAAAATTTGGGGCCAGGAACGCGTACACCCATCCCTAACTTGGAATGGCAGAAAAGGCCATCTGTTGCAAAACCGATTGATACATTATGTCGATAAAGATTTGTCCGATACGATTCGCCGTCTTGATCGTTACGCCGCGTTACGGGCGCTGGATTGGCAAGACAAACTGAACCGCGGCGAATCGGTTGGAAATTTAGCTACGCAAATCCGCCGGTTTTTTTCCCGTTTCTTCAAATGTTATGTGCTGCGTGGCGGCTGGCGCGAAGGCGGTTATGGCGTGGTAATTGCCGCGTGCGCAGGGCTATTCCCCTTATTATCTTATTTAAAATTATACGAGAAAAATAATGGCGCATTTTTTGTTTGCCGATGA